atctattgattccaacacgatccatatactttatactagattttgagcaattTTCGGCAACCGCTACATTgagaagaagtctatatggagcaaccacctggttTTGTTACTCAGGGGGAGTCTAGTAGCCCTGTATGTCGATTGCgtaagtcactctatggtctgaaacagtcttgcaagcttggtttgggaagttcaacactgtaattttatcactctgtgttttatcgacattatgcatcaaattcagtatttcatgagaagaccaaGCATATGATCGACtgacattatgcatcaaatccagtatttcataagaagactaagcacattgagattgattgtcaattttgtgaagtcaaGTGATCATGCAGATATCTCAGCAATCCCCTCGTCGGTCCTcatattaattacatttgtaacaagctagatacatatgatttgtatgccctagcttgagggggagtgttagaataagTATATACAATCCTACTTAGAATTGGAATAGAAATAGTAATAGGAATAATGTGTAGTGTCCTACTTAAAAAAGGATTGTATTGTAGTGTCCTAGTTGGAAAAAGAGTCtattgtagtgtctataaatagggtctctatgtaataatgtagatacaacaattcaataatattgttttcctatatttctcacagtTCCATTACAAATGGATtcccctctatttatactactaacTTAGAGGCTAATATGTAAATAATAATTGTCAAGCAAGTCCCTACATATTTACAAATAAGttcttctagaattctctacataACTAAAATATTCTAGGGACCTTCTATGCAATTCTATATTCTTCCATGAAAAATCTCCATATTTCTCTAGAATATTCCTTGTTCTTCCAATGTAAGTCTTCCACATGGACAAATTTATGCCATGTGGCGTTTGAGTGGCATGATGACGTGGCGGGTAATGACAATAGGCTTCATAGGGAATAGTCACTTGTTTGGAAGAGAAAATTGTAAGGAACCCCGAGAATCATGACTTGCTTGGGAAGATATGCTACCAACAGTGGAGGAGACATAATTTTTACGGAGGAggttcaaattataaaaaaataagtacaaaAAGATTGCATGATGATAAATGGGGCCGGGCAGCGAAGGACAAAACTAACTTCAACTTACCCAAATTTTAACTCACCTTGTCATGTCTCTTTTATCAGTTCTTCCTACTTTTTTCATGCTCCATCAATTCTGTTTAAAAGTTCTTGTGCTTTCTAAAAGggtaaatttgaaaaaaaataaaattaatacctTCTTGATTTCTTACAAAATTACTTATTTTGGAACACATTGAAAAGGCTAGAAAATCACTTAAAAGAGAATAGAGGGAGTAGAAAATCatttgaattgatagaattcgTTTTTTGAATTACATGGTGttagtttttgaattttatttgaaacagatttttttaaatttgaattgaagaaaaatatttttaaaaagataaaataaaataactcaccaattttttaaaaatgataaaaataaatatcataatgtTACTACTCCCTCTATCTCtatttacttgtctatttttgacttgatacatctattaagaaattaataattgacatagtgagtttaccattttacccttattaattgatagaattccaaaatcaatttactcattaaaGAGGCTCTACCTTTTTCGAAAACATTAACTATCTAAATAAATTGAAGgcataataggtaaaaaaaatatattgtattttcttgatttgtcaaaaatgacaagtaaaaagagacaagtaaaagtcaaaattggacaagtaaatagggatagagggagtatatggtcatgatattttttttatgttctttgaAACCTATTTGCTACAGGTGACtcatttccttttattttgtaCACTTTTGTTAATGGGAAAATTGTGTAGAGAAATAAAATTAcagttgaagtattttttaatttttgataaagGTAACCATATTACAGTTGAAGTACTATTATGACAGTTAAATTTGATGtgtctaaacaaataaaaaaaatattaattaagcaTAAAAGATAGGATGATAGAAACAAGTAACGAGCCTTACTTCTACTGATGGGAAAGAAATCTGGAAAATGGTACTTTAATGGCTGAAAGTTGTAGGCAACGACCAAAccagaaaaacaaaaagaagaaaaaagtactGCAGTGACCAAGAACTGGAACCAGTCAATTAGCGACCTTGGgaaattttgaacccccttgacCATTGAGTCAAGCTTCTAAGTAGTGTCAAAGAATCAATACATAAGTAGTATATGTACCTAGCAATCAAATTTGACCTTATATATAGTGTAAGCGAACGGGGTTTGGATGACACCCTTCCACCCCCTAACTCCGCCCTTGGCTACCGGTCATAGTTACGAGTAGGATCTTTTGTATAGAGGTGGACATCATCTAATCATCACAACAATCAATACAGCTCATTTTCGTTTCATTGAAATTCTTTTAAGCTTTCTTTGCAAGTTTTCTTATAACTTTCCATAAATATCTCATTAGACTAAATGCTAGACATAATTAGGTTCTCTTACACAAAATTTACcaagttcaaaaaaataataattaggttCTCTTACACAAAGCTTCTGTTCATGACTTTCAAAATTACTGACTTTCAAGAAGTAAAACTAGAAACCCCTTAGTCATGATGAGTAACAACAAGAATAAGGGTTGAAAGAATTCATAAATTTACTTTGAATATAAAAGTTTGAAAGAATAATTGTGTTCTTCGTTCTTCacaaaagtaagaaaataaagagagaaatattggaaCTACAACTCGTTCAAACTAACTACCAAAGCAGTCTCCTTGTCAACATTAATCATCTGACTTTCATTTAGAAACTTTGTCGACTATTTTGGCTGCCACCTGCACTTGCTAACCAACTAAAACTTTTAACCAACACGTTTTTGagtaatctattttttttcaatctaaCGATTTAGTTAGGAAAGATTGGTGATTGCATAATAATCAAACAATCTGAGACTTTTGGTATGAATATCATGATTTGTTTGTTGCTGTAGGAACTTAATTTCCCAAGTGATATGCTTGTCTCCTTAGGACTGACTGTAGCTGGGGTTCTTTTGCCAGGCAGAGGACGTGGGAACCCTACAGCATCCAGCAGTGCACAAAGAGGCAATTCCAGAGCACAAAGTTCTTGTGCATACTGCAGGCAAACAGGGCATTTGTCAAATGATTGTCCTTCACAGGCTTCTCGTGGTCGCACTACTCGGGCTCAGGAAGTTGACAATGGTTTGGTGCTCTTCTGTTACCTTATCTGTATATCTTGTGTACAATGATCAACACCTCCTGCAACTTTCCCACCCTCCTTCTGTAGCCATAGTTGAATTTGGGAATGAAGCAGAAGTTATCACTTTGTCCTTTGGCCACCATATTGGTCTTTGAGTATGAGAATTGAAATATCCTTGCAATTTGGGTTATTTAGCTGTTTATATCCCTTACCAACGTAAGGATGTTCTCCAGTTACATTTACTCTCTAGTCTTTCCACTTCTCACCCTATCAATTAGAATATTGTTAAAGCAACTAAAGAATACATGAAGTGATACTGTGAAAATAgaattcaaaatgtgaaaaatattgGTCTGTGATGTGATATAGTATTTGTTCCTCTCTGTTGTTAATTAAAATGACATTGTTGACGCCTTTGTAATAAGCAGGACAGGCGTACATTCAGTGGTGCATTCTCTTGAGAAAGTCATGTGCATTACATGCACCACCTTATGTTGAATGTTACGATCCTTCAATAACTTTATAGTTGATCCCTTCTGACAATGCAGGAGAATCTTCAATCCCTTGTAATTCATGTGGAGCACCTTGCATTTTGCGCACTGCCAATACTGCCAACAACAGGGGAAGAAAGTTCTTTTCATGTCAATCACAGGAGTGCAACTTTTTTGTGTAGGGAAAACTAAATTTCAACATgagtttttatatttatacatggttTCCACCTGCAAACTTactatatgtaaatattttctaTCTTGTTGTACCTCCTCTCTCCAATTCTTGATTATAATATGATCCATGATCTATCACGATGCAACCCTGTAAATGCTGAGAACTAATTATAGTTCTTCACCAATAAGCTGCCTCAGACATGTCATAGTTGACAATATCATAATCTGTTCGGCAATCTGTAAAACACTGTCAGTCTATCTCACTTTAATAGCTACACTCATTTACAAATAGAAATCACATCATCATACTGCTATAACTCTTTTATGTATTGGAGGTAATTACTATTCAGGAAGACGAAAAAATTGAATTGCTAACATTGGAACTTCGTTATAATTGCTCCGACCTCTGTATTACTCAGTTCTTGATTACGTTAAAGTAGTTTGTTTAGTTGATACACCTTTTTTTATCTGTACTACAGATGGGAAGATAATCTCAATGGAGGAAGAGCAGAGCGTGCAAATACTTCTGCATCCACTAGCAGCGGAAGAGGTGGCCGTGGTCGTGGCCATGGCCGTGGCCAGAGTGGTGCACATTCCAGTAATGTGTCATTTGTGTCGGCAACAGGTGAACCAATAACTGGCAGATGTTTTATTTGCGGTGATCCAGGTCATTTTGCTAACGTTTGCCCACGTCGTGGTTGATGAATTTTGAACTCTCTTGCATTAAAGGTGTTCTCTTTGAATGGCAACTCTTTAACTCCCAGAAGTAGTATTCCTTTTTATAGTACCATACTACCATTATATATGATCTTGGTCATTGCAATGTGCCTAGCAAGGGAGATGATGCACTCGCTCAGTCACTCTAATTGATGGTCTCTTCTAAATAGGATGTGAACATAATGCCTATTTTTGGTGTATATTGCAGTCTTGCGATGCTCCTTTACTTTGTTCAGTAGTTTTttgttgtgtgtgtgtgtatggaGAAATTTTCTTGGAGTGAGATGGTAAGCTTGGCCTCAACGACTGGTTCGTTATCTCAGGATCTCCTAATTTACCTTTGACCATTGAATGAACTATTCGGGTCTAATACTTGTAGTTCTAGTTGTGGCAAGTTACCTGAGGGACATGTAAAACTTCCCATTGAAATTCACTAAAAAGATCCTTCATGAAATTCTAAAAGCCATCATAAAACTGACTAGAGTTTATTGAACTGTTTGAAAGAGCTTTAGGTTCCAATTCTTACTAGCAAAACTGAATTGAGTTTGCTTTTTTCGTCCCTTTCTTTTTTATACTTGttacttttgaagaaatacGTCTACATTCACTTTTTAGAGTATTTATATCTTTCAGTCTTGAGCGGGTGTGCAAATAGAAATTCAATCTTTTACCTTATAAAAATAGGGATAATTTCATAACAGAGCAAACTTCAGCTGTCTAATTACCTTTTATAGAgagagttttaaaaaaaaaatatcaaacatatactttGGTTTTATAGCACTCAAAATATAACTAtgttttttgataaatttttggAACTATCACTATAACTATTAATGATAATTATGATTCAAATGGtaactatttatgaaatttcctCTAAACATAACCAGGTAAGTCCAAATCCAAGTTCACTTATAAGCTCAATCATAGGGTTCATGACCTCTGACAATATTTCAATTTAATAGTTAGTAATGTTACTGCAATAGATAACTAGTAATGAGTCATTCCTAGATAAAGTGAATGACTAGCAACTTCCAATTGATCAAGGAAATACATCCATAATTCTTTACCGATTGACTATTTTCACCTAACaataaaatcttgaaatgtTCCTCACTTCCAACCTTAAGGTTGTGAGTTCGAGTCACTAAGGATGCAAAAAGGTGGAAGTTCTTGGGAGAGAggtaaacaacaacaacaaaaaaaaaaaaacagttttgaCAAGAGGGAGTTACTCGGCTAGTAAGCACTGCTCACATTCAACCCTGAGGTTGTGAGTTCGTGTTACCAAAGGAGTGAAAAAGTGAAAGCTCTTGGGGGTAagggttaaaaaaaaatctttagtcTCTTTGTAACGAGTCCACACAAGTACTATCTACTAATTTTTGGTATGTATAGTGCATGTATATTGAGTTATGTATTATATGATTTATATAGTAGAATCttgaataaaatattatacaaaatcatACGCTTCTAATAAAAAAAACGAATAGTTCTATAAAGATTTGTAATATGAATATCCTAAAAGAGTACATTTTTTGTGAAGGACTAATGTGGATCTATCATATGACGATGACTTGTTTGTCGATGTCACAATAATGGATCTAGTTTGAACCTATGAATgcatattataattataatttaaaatctgAAGAGATCAATTgttgaaatatattaaatattcatctaatttatttcattaatattagaCATTTCAATAACATAATTGAAAGGTAAATATATGAGTCCAACATTGCCTATggttacaaatatttttggtctcaatttatttttacGGATACATAGAAATGATTATCGGATAATAATAGTAGTATTTTATAAAAACTCTATGAAAATACGGATTCGAATCACTTCTTTGTTGTATAAGTCATTtgttttctttccaaattttataaattattctgAAATGTTTATTTGGTTGTGACAATTGATCATTGTTATCTTTTTCTATATCTTCCTATAAAACCCCAAATAGAggaatatatacataatatatattctaTCTAAGATTTTCAATTCTCATATTTGTGAAGTTATTCGTGCAAACTGATCTTTTAGTTTGTATGTTATAAAATGTTATTTATGCAAATTttgtttgctaaaagttacatgtacttttttgataattttaatgtGCATCGATTTCAATTGTACTAAATTACATGAAATTTGTAGAACATTAGTATCATTACCTTCTAAGTTAATTTGAGATCAAAATGAAATTATCCATTAAAACGGTGGATTTATCTCAATTTATCTTTGgcacaattatttaaaaaaaatagttgatcCTTATTGGTTTCTTTAATACAAACTAATTTATGTTATGAAATATAGGCTAGCTGGATTTGATTCAGCTATTCCCtctgtctcatattagttgattatcttattaaaaataattatctcatATTAGTCGCCActttactaaatcaagaaagttgtaattaaaaatttcttatattataaagttaccagtttcaaaaaaaaaaactcttataTTATTCTTGTAAGTGttcacatttatttgtaaaattctcAAGAAAGTTTATTGAAGgagaattagtaaaattatcttctttaatttcttaatgtACGTGTAATAAGGaaagtgatcaactaatatgagacgaagaaaaatatttcttactCCATTATTTTTATCTTGGACCGACACCGATATGAATTGTGTAAGAAAAAGTATGTGATATAATGTTATAAAttaaaactcatacttaattTATAAGTTATcactatagatttttttttaaaaaaacaactaCTATTAAGAatgatataattaaaaaaaatatacatgagTATATTTTGTAACGTTGAGAAACCTTGGAAGTTGTCAGACGGTAAGGAGGGGTGCGGATTCCAAGAGAGAGTAAAACAGTCCCCATCTGCATCTAATGCTAACTTTGACAAACTTTTGACTAAAATAATTGACATATACCATCGATATAATGATTTACTTCTAAAAGGGTGTAtatataaggtataataatctCAGAGATAATTATGTGTGTGGTTATAGGTATTAAACAGTCCTGAGGTTATTTATTCACCATTTATATCTTAATAATTTTAGGTTATTTATTCACCATTTATATCTTAATAATTCTGAAATAACTTGTTTCTAATCAAACAATTTTGATCAACATAGATTTTGTCACGATCTAAAATTAGAAATTGCCATAGCACCTATGTTCTCAACCGATAGGTAAGCTAATCCAATATTTTTACcgatttaattaaataaataaaaatagataaataagcGACAAATAGTATATCCCAATGTTAAGTCTTTCAAAAGTATGAAATGcagaaaaactaaaatatcatTCAAGATTTGATTCTTCAATATACACATCTAAACGTAAAAAATACCATATCTAAATACTAAATCGATAGAATAAACTAAGAGATAGATGAAGGTATGGTCCACTAACTCACATGACAAAAACCTTTTAATAGTTAAAAAACAAATCACAAACCAATTCATTAACCAAACACATTTCGACATTACTCCCTCCTTTCCACTTTGttaaaaacattatatttttattacataGTTTTTGTTAGAAGAAGAAtgacacttttttttatatatatttccttAATTGATGAGAGATGTGTATGGCCACACAAATATCATCACAACATTTTGGTCAAATAAAAGACATTTGCACATAAGATTTGGAACATGTTAAGAAAGAAAGTTACTAGTACTAATAGTTAGTAAATGTGAATATAGGTACATAAATGGATAGTATTATTACCAACAGAAAGAAGAAGGTAActtaaaagagaaagaagaaggaagatgACCAGTCCTCCTTATATAATCTGCCTTTTCTGATGTCTTCACAGCTTTTTCATTCAACTCTGCTTCTGCAttacctcttttctcttctGCTATTCTTCTTGATGCTGCCAATTTGTTTTTGTACTTCTCCTCTGCCCTTGCTTTAATTCTCTCTGCCTTCACCTGCAAAGACAGTCGATAAAGTTCAGTGATCATAcgtgaaaaataataattttagtataGGACATAGGGAAGttgattattttcaaaagtTACATTGATATTAAGTTCATACTTGgtgtaacaacaacaacaacaacaacgagaATTCATCACACAAGTGAGGTCTGGAGATAATAGAATGTAAGCAGAACTTAGAGGctcagtgaaatcccacaagtggggtctggagagGGATAAAATGtgcgcagaccttaccacttaCCTTGTAGAGTTCGGGAGACTAATAATTTGCATCcatgaattttaaaatattaaatccGCCTCTAACAATAACTCAAATAGTTACCATCACAAGAGGGAATGTAATGGATTAAGATATATTACCTCCATTCTTTTCATTTCCATTTCAGCTTTCCTCTTTTCATGATTTTCCCAAGCTTGTATTTTCACCTCTTCGCGCTTATACCTGCATATATTTGTTATTACTCATATGATCAAATGATTAAAAGTTGTTAATAAACACTTTTAAGTGCTGAAACTAGTTTTATAGATTTTGACAAAAGTGTTGAAACTGATAATGAGTACTAATTCCGAATCAGTGAGGCAGATTATCGAGTACATTACCTTGCCATATACTTAGCGCGTTCAGCCTCATCCCACGCCATTGCACGAGTCTCGAGTGGATTAACCTTGTTGGGATGATCTGTTTCCTTCTTAGCTGCTAATTCATTGTCAACAGTTTCCTCTACATCACGAACAATTCGTGTTGTCCCTGCATTTCCCCTGTTCTGACCAATGTTGGCAACAATTTGACCATTTTCGATTGTCCCATTTTGTCCCCTAATAGGAGTAGAAGATCCTGATGATATTGGGCTTCTTACCGCTGGAGTTGTTGCTCTAATTGGTGTTGCTGTTCTTGATGGTTCTTGGCTGGCAATTGGTGTCATTTCTGTTCCCATATCCCTAACACATATCGATCGAACAACGGATGCAGAATTATTCTTATTTACTCTCCATATTGATTCATCACAATCAACTTTCTttgtttcaacttcaaattgaaTCATACTAGAATCTCCTTCATCGTCACTCGAATACTCTTCTTTCTTTGGAACAGGTGCAATCAACCTTAAATCATCAGCATTCGAGTTTCGAGGTGTGGCTTTCGATTGATGTTTTTCTCCTCTTGATAGATTAACTAACCATTTTTGTGCATCATCCCATTTTGATGGTGTTGGTTTACCTAATGCTGCTGTTCTATGATGAGTCGAAGCTCGATTTGTTCCATGAAACTCAAAATTCATACTACTACCTCCTACAACCTCTTGTTGTTTTTGTCCATAATTCAAACATCCTTTATCCTCTATAGATCTCATTTTCTCACTCTTCTACTTCCCTTACAGACACTTGAAAATCTTACGGAAAATACCTTCTCCACCACGAATACTTCTACTTTTCCAACAATTACCATGGATTTACAAGGCAGATCTACAAATACAAAGTTTTTCATCAATTAAAAGTAACACAATACGAAATCAACATTCAACAATTACAAACCTTTTTATGTTTTAACTCTTAAATCATAtgataagttaaattaattgtACTAAATGCAACAAAAACTTTTGTTTAAACAAACAAGTGAGACACAATAGGAAATCAACATTCAACAATGACAAACCTTCTTATGTTTTAACACTTAAATCATATGCTAAGTTAAATTAAGTGTACTAAATGCAACAAAAACTTTATGTTTAGACAAACAAGTGaagttaatttaattagtaagaaaaaaagataacaaaGTAAAGAATTACATAAACTAAGTTGAAGAGAAGCTGACCATTTACATGTTGAAGAGCAAAGCAGAGAATACTAAGAGGCCTTGGAACTATGAATTTTTGAGATACAAGTTCAGATCCACTCTCAAAACTTTAATACTAAAATACTCTTCATTTGCATgctacacacacaaaaaaaaaaaactactctaGACT
The DNA window shown above is from Solanum stenotomum isolate F172 chromosome 6, ASM1918654v1, whole genome shotgun sequence and carries:
- the LOC125869131 gene encoding remorin 1.4 — its product is MRSIEDKGCLNYGQKQQEVVGGSSMNFEFHGTNRASTHHRTAALGKPTPSKWDDAQKWLVNLSRGEKHQSKATPRNSNADDLRLIAPVPKKEEYSSDDEGDSSMIQFEVETKKVDCDESIWRVNKNNSASVVRSICVRDMGTEMTPIASQEPSRTATPIRATTPAVRSPISSGSSTPIRGQNGTIENGQIVANIGQNRGNAGTTRIVRDVEETVDNELAAKKETDHPNKVNPLETRAMAWDEAERAKYMARYKREEVKIQAWENHEKRKAEMEMKRMEVKAERIKARAEEKYKNKLAASRRIAEEKRGNAEAELNEKAVKTSEKADYIRRTGHLPSSFSFKLPSSFCW